A DNA window from Vanacampus margaritifer isolate UIUO_Vmar chromosome 19, RoL_Vmar_1.0, whole genome shotgun sequence contains the following coding sequences:
- the rsph3 gene encoding radial spoke head protein 3 homolog isoform X2 yields the protein MYFVSHSQKDTSVHGTYTFSSRPRPVENRSKYREKSTEKTEKSHSTYGNIMYDRRVIRGNTYAQRFLSTMVQEDLAEMQKQQEMRKRAVAHKKKTKEQIRSSTPGAVQGRQHNVVQTELYLEELSDNIEVSDIECQTDPFLDRPATPLFIPAKSGKDVATQIEEAELFDFDREVQPLLEVLVGKTIEQSLLEVMEEEELACLRARQRAFQELRNAELAEVQRLQERERRHREEKERRIAQQSEALMMEKETVEKIAARAYTQKYLADLVPTVFKSLRIQGFFYDPVEKDIETNFFPWLMAEVNNKLEKKNAARQLLDTLIHDVAQKKLSLYTHLESRPEK from the exons ATGTATTTTGTTTCACATAGTCAGAAAGACACGAGCGTACACGGGACGTACACGTTTTCCAGTCGGCCCAGGCCTGTTGAGAACCGCTCCAAATACAGAGAAAAGTCGAcggaaaagacagaaaa GTCGCACAGTACTTATGGAAACATCATGTATGATCGCCGTGTCATCAGGGGAAACACTTACGCCCAACGCTTTCTATCAACT ATGGTGCAGGAAGACCTTGCGGAAATGCAAAAACAGCAAGAGATGAGGAAAAGGGCCGTAGCTCATAAAAAGAAGACCAAAGAGCAGATACGATCTTCCACTCCCGGGGCCGTCCAAGGCAGACAACACAACGTGGTCCAAACGG AGCTTTATCTGGAAGAATTGAGCGACAACATAGAAGTTTCAGATATTGAGTGCCAGACTGACCCTTTCCTGGACAGACCAGCAACGCCGCTTTTTATACCCGCCAAATCGGGTAAAGATGTCGCGACACAAATAGAGGAGGCTGAG TTGTTCGACTTTGACCGAGAGGTGCAGCCCTTGCTGGAAGTCCTGGTGGGGAAGACCATCGAGCAGTCTCTGCTGGaggtgatggaggaggaggagctggcCTGCCTGAGGGCCCGGCAGAGGGCCTTCCAGGAGCTCCGCAACGCCGAGTTGGCAGAGGTGCAGCGGCTACAGGAGCGCGAGAGGCGCCACAGGGAGGAAAAG GAGCGCCGTATTGCCCAACAGAGCGAAGCACTTATGATGGAAAAGGAGACTGTGGAGAAGATTGCAGCGCGGGCCTACACTCAGAAGTACTTGGCTGACCTTGTCCCAACGGTTTTTAAATCCCTCAGGATCCAAGGTTTCTTCTATGACCCAGTGGAGAAAG ATATTGAGACAAACTTTTTTCCATGGCTGATGGCTGAGGTGAACAACaaattagaaaagaaaaatgctgcaAGGCAGCTTTTGGACA CACTCATCCATGATGTTGCCCAGAAGAAACTGTCACTCTATACACACTTAGAGTCACGGCCAGAGAAGTAG
- the rsph3 gene encoding radial spoke head protein 3 homolog isoform X1, translating into MYFVSHSQKDTSVHGTYTFSSRPRPVENRSKYREKSTEKTEKSHSTYGNIMYDRRVIRGNTYAQRFLSTMVQEDLAEMQKQQEMRKRAVAHKKKTKEQIRSSTPGAVQGRQHNVVQTGELFSNQFWSMFVIVMRVDICFFSELYLEELSDNIEVSDIECQTDPFLDRPATPLFIPAKSGKDVATQIEEAELFDFDREVQPLLEVLVGKTIEQSLLEVMEEEELACLRARQRAFQELRNAELAEVQRLQERERRHREEKERRIAQQSEALMMEKETVEKIAARAYTQKYLADLVPTVFKSLRIQGFFYDPVEKDIETNFFPWLMAEVNNKLEKKNAARQLLDTLIHDVAQKKLSLYTHLESRPEK; encoded by the exons ATGTATTTTGTTTCACATAGTCAGAAAGACACGAGCGTACACGGGACGTACACGTTTTCCAGTCGGCCCAGGCCTGTTGAGAACCGCTCCAAATACAGAGAAAAGTCGAcggaaaagacagaaaa GTCGCACAGTACTTATGGAAACATCATGTATGATCGCCGTGTCATCAGGGGAAACACTTACGCCCAACGCTTTCTATCAACT ATGGTGCAGGAAGACCTTGCGGAAATGCAAAAACAGCAAGAGATGAGGAAAAGGGCCGTAGCTCATAAAAAGAAGACCAAAGAGCAGATACGATCTTCCACTCCCGGGGCCGTCCAAGGCAGACAACACAACGTGGTCCAAACGGGTGAATTGTTTTCCAATCAATTTTGGAGCATGTTTGTGATTGTTATGAGAGTCGACATTTGTTTCTTTTCAGAGCTTTATCTGGAAGAATTGAGCGACAACATAGAAGTTTCAGATATTGAGTGCCAGACTGACCCTTTCCTGGACAGACCAGCAACGCCGCTTTTTATACCCGCCAAATCGGGTAAAGATGTCGCGACACAAATAGAGGAGGCTGAG TTGTTCGACTTTGACCGAGAGGTGCAGCCCTTGCTGGAAGTCCTGGTGGGGAAGACCATCGAGCAGTCTCTGCTGGaggtgatggaggaggaggagctggcCTGCCTGAGGGCCCGGCAGAGGGCCTTCCAGGAGCTCCGCAACGCCGAGTTGGCAGAGGTGCAGCGGCTACAGGAGCGCGAGAGGCGCCACAGGGAGGAAAAG GAGCGCCGTATTGCCCAACAGAGCGAAGCACTTATGATGGAAAAGGAGACTGTGGAGAAGATTGCAGCGCGGGCCTACACTCAGAAGTACTTGGCTGACCTTGTCCCAACGGTTTTTAAATCCCTCAGGATCCAAGGTTTCTTCTATGACCCAGTGGAGAAAG ATATTGAGACAAACTTTTTTCCATGGCTGATGGCTGAGGTGAACAACaaattagaaaagaaaaatgctgcaAGGCAGCTTTTGGACA CACTCATCCATGATGTTGCCCAGAAGAAACTGTCACTCTATACACACTTAGAGTCACGGCCAGAGAAGTAG